One Thermococcus sp. EP1 DNA window includes the following coding sequences:
- the pcp gene encoding pyroglutamyl-peptidase I, producing MRVLITGFEPFGGEKINPSWEAVKDLPEKIDGVKVLKKELPVSFKGVKEKLPQIINKTMPDIVILTGQAGGRTNITIERVAINIMDSKKEDNDGYKPEDEPIFKEAPAAYFSTLPIKRIVKALRNNKIPATISNSAGTYVCNTAMYVALHHIAINNLNIKAGFIHVPYIPEQVLEKPQPSMSLEMIRRALEIAIKESIKG from the coding sequence ATGAGAGTTTTGATCACAGGTTTTGAACCCTTTGGAGGAGAAAAAATAAATCCCTCTTGGGAAGCAGTTAAAGACCTTCCTGAAAAGATAGATGGAGTAAAAGTTCTAAAAAAAGAACTTCCTGTTAGCTTCAAGGGCGTCAAAGAGAAACTTCCACAAATTATAAACAAGACAATGCCAGATATTGTAATTTTGACTGGACAAGCAGGGGGAAGAACAAACATTACTATTGAAAGAGTGGCAATAAACATTATGGACTCGAAGAAAGAAGACAACGACGGTTACAAACCCGAGGATGAACCAATTTTTAAAGAAGCACCTGCAGCATACTTTTCAACGTTACCAATCAAAAGAATCGTGAAGGCTTTAAGAAATAACAAAATCCCTGCCACAATTTCAAATAGTGCTGGAACTTACGTGTGCAACACAGCGATGTATGTTGCTCTTCACCACATAGCAATAAACAACTTGAATATAAAAGCAGGGTTCATACATGTACCTTACATCCCAGAGCAAGTTTTAGAAAAACCCCAGCCCTCAATGAGCTTAGAAATGATAAGAAGGGCACTAGAAATAGCAATAAAAGAAAGTATAAAGGGTTAA
- a CDS encoding NAD(P)/FAD-dependent oxidoreductase, with the protein MKYDVAIIGGGPVGNYLANLLASEFKVAVVEAKNSFGGKACTGILGAENYEKLNLPKEAIVNKLRGAVFYSRIQSFEIERPASQAYVVDRKILERKLAENAIKKGAEYYMGTRFLEFKNGKAIVQRFNERFEIEADFYVGADGVGSKVAQEIGAKTDAEFLSGYEVEVVGDFKKTDFVEIWVNKEINNEFFMWLAPIDESTARLGTFGTYDALLRFVRLRLLKETNIVEIKTGNVGLGVRKPWVRGNVALVGDAALQIKPLTAGGIVYGMLCAHALRYSIRRGNLNVYEDLCKDIKKQITFGLRIRRLFKALNQDQIEKFFEIFSSKEAKEVIESYADFDDHKKTITALVKNPKLLARGLRVFPMLLRYLV; encoded by the coding sequence ATGAAATATGATGTTGCGATAATTGGTGGGGGTCCAGTAGGGAACTATTTGGCAAACCTTCTTGCAAGCGAGTTTAAAGTTGCTGTTGTGGAAGCGAAAAACTCTTTTGGAGGCAAAGCCTGTACTGGGATTCTGGGAGCAGAAAACTATGAAAAACTCAACCTTCCAAAAGAAGCCATTGTAAATAAGTTAAGAGGAGCAGTATTTTATTCAAGAATTCAGAGTTTTGAGATAGAACGCCCGGCCTCTCAAGCTTATGTAGTAGATAGAAAAATCTTGGAAAGGAAACTTGCAGAAAATGCTATTAAGAAAGGTGCCGAATATTATATGGGAACTAGGTTTTTAGAATTTAAGAATGGGAAAGCTATTGTTCAGAGGTTTAATGAGAGATTTGAAATTGAAGCAGATTTTTATGTAGGGGCTGATGGTGTCGGAAGCAAAGTTGCTCAAGAGATAGGGGCAAAGACTGATGCCGAGTTTTTGAGTGGATATGAAGTGGAAGTTGTGGGCGACTTTAAGAAGACAGACTTTGTGGAAATTTGGGTCAACAAAGAGATTAATAATGAATTTTTTATGTGGCTTGCTCCTATAGATGAATCCACTGCAAGGCTCGGAACTTTTGGCACATACGATGCTCTTCTTAGATTTGTGAGGCTTAGGCTTCTTAAGGAGACTAATATTGTGGAGATCAAAACAGGCAATGTGGGGTTAGGGGTTAGAAAGCCTTGGGTAAGAGGAAATGTTGCTCTAGTTGGTGATGCAGCATTACAGATAAAACCCCTAACTGCAGGAGGGATTGTCTATGGGATGCTCTGTGCTCATGCCCTTAGGTACTCGATTAGAAGAGGAAACCTAAATGTGTATGAAGATCTATGTAAAGATATAAAGAAACAGATAACGTTTGGTTTGAGAATTAGACGGTTATTCAAGGCCCTCAATCAAGACCAAATAGAAAAATTCTTTGAGATATTCTCCAGTAAAGAGGCCAAGGAGGTCATTGAAAGTTACGCGGACTTTGACGATCATAAGAAAACCATAACTGCACTTGTAAAGAACCCTAAACTGCTTGCTAGAGGTTTGAGGGTTTTCCCAATGCTTTTGAGGTATCTTGTATAG
- a CDS encoding ASCH domain-containing protein: protein MEWEMGLQEEYLRLIKEGKKKIEGRLYDEKRRQVKPGDTIIFEGKLKVKVKALRVYPSFKEMLSEEGLENVLPGVETIEEGIQIYRQFYTEKEEKKYGVVAIEIEPIKE from the coding sequence ATGGAATGGGAAATGGGTCTACAGGAAGAGTATCTAAGGTTAATCAAAGAAGGAAAAAAGAAAATTGAAGGCAGACTTTATGATGAAAAACGGAGACAAGTAAAACCTGGGGACACGATAATATTTGAAGGGAAGCTAAAGGTTAAAGTAAAAGCTCTTCGAGTATATCCTTCCTTTAAAGAAATGCTTAGTGAAGAAGGACTTGAAAATGTTTTACCAGGGGTTGAAACTATTGAAGAAGGAATCCAAATTTATAGGCAGTTTTACACTGAAAAAGAGGAGAAAAAATACGGTGTTGTTGCAATTGAAATAGAGCCAATAAAAGAATGA
- a CDS encoding carboxypeptidase M32, translating to MNILKHYRKIWAIEHAQSLLGWDMEVNMPKMGITERSVAKGELSVLAQSLILDPKFLGLVEKASALETLNDYEKGVIRVLQREIKIAKAFPPEFVRELSEVRSKATMAWTEAKEKDNFGKFEPWLDKIIELSKKAAEYLGYDEYPYDALLDLYEEGLRTKDLEPIFEKLEKDLKPILEQILEAGKIPNEHPLEREKYEIKAMEEVNLRILELLGYPLGVKGRLDVSPHPFTSGFGINDVRVTTRYEGFDFRRTLLAVVHEFGHALYELQVDERLMFSPIAGGVSLGIHESQSRFWENIIGRSKEFAELIYPLLKEKLPFVRNYTTEDLYAYLNMVRPDYIRVEADEVTYNMHILLRYKLEKLMINEEVKARELPELWNDELERLLGIRPKNYKEGILQDIHWAHATVGYFPTYSLGTLLAAQIKNYILKDIPDFYEKIITGEFAPIREWLKQKVHRYGSVYSPKELLEKSFGEGITPEYFIKYIKEKYLG from the coding sequence ATGAATATTTTAAAGCATTATAGAAAGATATGGGCAATAGAACATGCTCAAAGTCTTCTTGGATGGGACATGGAAGTCAACATGCCCAAGATGGGAATCACAGAGAGAAGCGTTGCTAAAGGAGAACTCTCTGTCTTGGCTCAAAGTCTAATATTAGATCCAAAGTTTCTTGGTCTAGTTGAGAAAGCTTCCGCTTTAGAAACATTGAACGATTACGAAAAAGGTGTTATTAGAGTTCTCCAAAGAGAAATAAAAATCGCTAAGGCTTTTCCCCCCGAATTCGTTAGAGAGCTCAGTGAAGTAAGAAGCAAAGCTACAATGGCTTGGACCGAAGCTAAAGAAAAAGATAACTTTGGAAAGTTCGAACCTTGGCTCGACAAGATAATCGAACTCTCAAAAAAAGCTGCAGAGTATTTGGGGTACGACGAATATCCATATGATGCGTTATTGGACCTCTATGAAGAGGGACTCAGGACAAAAGATCTCGAACCTATTTTTGAAAAACTTGAAAAAGACCTAAAGCCAATATTAGAGCAGATTCTCGAAGCAGGAAAAATTCCAAACGAACACCCTCTAGAAAGGGAAAAATATGAAATCAAAGCCATGGAAGAAGTCAACTTAAGAATTCTCGAATTGTTAGGATATCCCCTCGGAGTAAAAGGAAGGCTCGATGTTTCTCCCCACCCCTTCACATCCGGATTTGGAATTAATGATGTTAGAGTTACTACAAGATATGAGGGCTTTGACTTCAGGAGGACTCTCCTTGCAGTGGTTCATGAATTTGGACATGCATTATATGAGCTGCAGGTAGATGAAAGGCTCATGTTCTCACCAATAGCCGGAGGAGTTTCCCTTGGAATCCACGAAAGCCAAAGCAGATTTTGGGAAAATATAATCGGAAGAAGTAAAGAATTTGCAGAACTTATCTATCCACTATTAAAAGAAAAGCTACCCTTTGTAAGAAACTATACTACCGAGGACCTATATGCTTACCTCAATATGGTAAGACCAGATTACATCAGGGTAGAAGCTGATGAAGTAACTTATAACATGCACATTCTCCTCAGGTACAAGCTTGAGAAGCTTATGATAAATGAAGAAGTAAAAGCAAGAGAACTACCAGAGCTATGGAACGATGAGCTTGAAAGACTCCTTGGCATACGACCCAAGAACTATAAAGAAGGAATCCTTCAAGATATACACTGGGCTCATGCTACTGTTGGATATTTCCCCACATATAGCCTTGGAACATTATTAGCAGCACAAATCAAGAACTACATCCTTAAGGACATACCTGACTTTTATGAGAAAATAATAACAGGAGAATTTGCCCCAATAAGGGAGTGGCTAAAGCAAAAGGTCCACAGATACGGAAGCGTATATTCACCAAAAGAACTGCTAGAGAAGAGCTTTGGAGAAGGGATAACCCCAGAATACTTCATTAAATATATAAAAGAGAAATATTTGGGCTGA
- a CDS encoding bifunctional L-myo-inositol-1-phosphate cytidylyltransferase/CDP-L-myo-inositol myo-inositolphosphotransferase: protein MKAVILAAGLGIRMGDLAKGMPKCLIKVAGREILYRTMKLLEEQGIEEFIVVTNPHYMGKLKDFLEKNRFNYRILVNPYPEKGNGYSLYLSKNYVSGKFVLVMSDHIYEEEFIKVALKGEGIIVDKVGKFTNKEEATKVKIKEGKIADIGKNIKEYDAFDTGFFLLRPNIFDIAEKLLEKNDVLELTEVAKEARLKVTEVNGFFWTDIDTPEDVKKAKRLLIKNAVKDTGDGLVSRYVNRKISTRISELLVDYVEPFHMTFFSFLVGISAGLLGLFNPPLAGVVYQVSSILDGVDGEIARSAMKKSRFGGYLDSILDRYVDFFVLWALAIYMKPSPQMWLVILLAIFGSFMVSYSTERYKGEYFVSAYTSVPVLKYLIGKRDERVFMTMLLCLVGRLDILFFLLALITHLRVLVTVYLIWRKKETNS from the coding sequence ATGAAAGCAGTTATTCTTGCAGCGGGTTTAGGTATCAGAATGGGTGACTTAGCAAAGGGGATGCCAAAATGTTTAATAAAAGTGGCTGGACGAGAAATACTTTACAGAACAATGAAGCTTCTTGAAGAACAAGGCATTGAAGAGTTTATTGTAGTCACCAACCCTCATTATATGGGAAAGCTAAAAGACTTCTTAGAAAAAAATAGGTTTAATTACAGAATTCTTGTAAACCCATATCCAGAAAAAGGTAATGGGTACAGTCTATATTTGAGTAAAAATTATGTCTCTGGAAAATTTGTATTGGTAATGAGTGATCACATATACGAGGAGGAGTTTATAAAAGTGGCTCTAAAAGGGGAGGGAATTATAGTTGACAAAGTTGGAAAATTCACAAACAAAGAGGAAGCTACGAAAGTAAAAATCAAGGAAGGTAAAATAGCAGATATTGGAAAAAATATTAAAGAATATGATGCTTTTGATACAGGATTCTTTCTTCTAAGACCCAATATATTTGATATAGCTGAAAAATTGCTTGAGAAAAATGATGTTTTGGAGTTAACGGAAGTGGCCAAAGAGGCTAGATTAAAAGTAACTGAAGTAAATGGGTTCTTTTGGACGGATATTGATACTCCAGAAGACGTAAAGAAAGCTAAAAGACTCTTAATAAAGAATGCTGTAAAAGATACGGGAGATGGGCTAGTTTCAAGATATGTAAATAGGAAAATTTCCACAAGAATTAGTGAACTCCTTGTTGATTATGTTGAACCATTCCACATGACTTTCTTTTCCTTTTTAGTAGGGATTAGTGCAGGCCTACTTGGACTTTTCAACCCGCCACTTGCAGGGGTTGTGTATCAGGTGAGTTCTATTCTCGATGGCGTGGATGGGGAAATCGCAAGGAGTGCAATGAAAAAAAGCAGATTCGGCGGCTATCTTGACTCTATTCTAGATAGGTACGTGGACTTTTTTGTTCTTTGGGCCCTTGCTATTTATATGAAACCAAGCCCTCAGATGTGGTTGGTAATACTGCTTGCTATATTTGGTTCTTTCATGGTGAGTTATTCTACCGAACGCTACAAAGGAGAGTACTTTGTTAGCGCTTACACTTCAGTACCTGTTCTGAAATATCTTATTGGAAAGAGAGACGAAAGAGTGTTTATGACAATGCTCTTATGTTTGGTAGGAAGACTGGATATTTTGTTCTTTCTCCTAGCATTAATAACTCATTTAAGGGTTTTAGTTACGGTATACCTTATTTGGAGAAAGAAAGAGACTAATTCATAA
- a CDS encoding sodium:alanine symporter family protein — protein MSAIMDFINWLDGMVWGPPIMILLVGTGLLLTIYLGGIQFRRLGWSIKFTLFEGRKKQGEGDITPFQALMATIAGTVGIGNIAGVATAIAAGGPGALFWMWVTALVGMATRYSEGLLGVAFRGKLPDGTMIGGTFNFLERGLSEEEISPTFRTIAGIFIILFALFIGYEATKLSGGLMMLAVIIAILFLILALYLISGRALPSLGKTLAILFALFAAISAFGIGNMTQANSLALGMKQAFNVPTWITGAFFAFITFIVIVGGIKRIGEVAEALVPLMAIVYFIFAIGVWIKYAGQLPSAISLVFRDAFTGQAVAGGAVGTVIRWGVARGLFSNEAGLGTATLAHAAARTDHPSRQAHVAMLGPFIDTILICSLTGISIVATGAWETGKTSTPLTQEAFARAFGHIGEVMVVIGVILFAYSTVLAWSFYGRQNIMYLAKWIEGDPEKFAKLYPKLHLVYNLLFVVFIFIGATTALENVWTFSDMMNGLMAIPNLVGLLLLATVVKRYTSEFVSANP, from the coding sequence ATGAGTGCCATTATGGACTTTATAAACTGGCTTGATGGTATGGTGTGGGGCCCCCCAATAATGATTTTACTGGTGGGCACTGGACTGTTGCTAACAATATACCTTGGGGGTATACAGTTCCGCAGACTTGGATGGTCTATAAAGTTTACCCTCTTTGAGGGAAGAAAGAAACAGGGAGAAGGAGACATTACTCCGTTCCAGGCATTAATGGCAACTATTGCTGGAACGGTAGGTATAGGAAACATTGCTGGTGTTGCAACTGCAATAGCGGCTGGAGGTCCTGGTGCACTATTCTGGATGTGGGTCACAGCTTTAGTTGGAATGGCCACTAGGTATTCAGAAGGTCTTTTGGGAGTTGCATTTAGAGGCAAATTGCCCGATGGGACAATGATTGGAGGTACATTCAACTTCCTTGAGAGAGGCCTTAGTGAAGAGGAAATATCCCCAACGTTCAGGACAATAGCAGGTATATTTATTATCCTGTTTGCACTCTTCATAGGCTATGAGGCCACGAAACTCAGCGGTGGACTTATGATGCTTGCAGTAATAATTGCAATCTTGTTCTTGATACTAGCACTATATCTTATCTCAGGACGCGCTCTTCCAAGCCTTGGGAAGACCCTTGCAATATTATTTGCATTGTTTGCAGCAATCTCTGCATTTGGAATTGGAAACATGACCCAAGCGAACTCATTAGCACTAGGAATGAAGCAGGCTTTCAATGTCCCAACATGGATAACAGGAGCATTCTTCGCATTCATAACATTCATAGTCATCGTCGGTGGAATTAAGAGAATAGGTGAAGTTGCAGAAGCATTGGTCCCCTTAATGGCAATAGTCTACTTTATCTTTGCAATTGGAGTTTGGATTAAGTATGCTGGCCAATTACCAAGTGCAATTAGTCTTGTCTTCAGAGATGCGTTTACTGGCCAAGCTGTGGCTGGAGGTGCCGTAGGTACAGTGATCAGGTGGGGTGTGGCAAGAGGTCTCTTCTCTAACGAGGCTGGTCTTGGAACTGCTACACTTGCCCACGCTGCAGCAAGAACAGACCACCCATCAAGACAGGCCCACGTAGCTATGCTTGGTCCATTCATTGACACAATCCTTATCTGTTCACTTACCGGTATCTCAATTGTGGCTACAGGTGCATGGGAAACCGGAAAGACGAGCACTCCATTGACCCAAGAGGCCTTTGCTAGAGCATTTGGCCACATAGGTGAAGTAATGGTTGTTATAGGTGTTATCCTCTTCGCATATTCTACAGTGCTTGCATGGTCATTCTACGGAAGACAGAACATCATGTATTTAGCAAAGTGGATCGAGGGTGATCCAGAGAAGTTCGCAAAGCTATATCCCAAACTTCACTTGGTCTATAACCTACTCTTCGTAGTGTTCATCTTCATCGGAGCTACAACAGCCCTTGAAAACGTATGGACATTTTCAGATATGATGAACGGTCTCATGGCAATACCAAACCTCGTTGGATTACTCCTGTTAGCCACTGTAGTTAAGAGGTACACAAGTGAATTTGTCTCAGCCAATCCATGA
- a CDS encoding acetyl ornithine aminotransferase family protein encodes MEYPKLVVTPPGPKAKELVEREKKVISQGLGVKLFPVVPERGYGALIEDVDGNIFIDFLAGAAAASTGYAHPRLVKEVQEQVAKIQHSMIGYTYSKRAIEVAEILAKKAPLDNPKILFGLSGSDSIDLLMKVVRFATRRPWIVAFIGAYHGQTYGATSVAAFQSSQKRGFSPLVPNVVWIPYPNPYRNIWNIDGYEEPHELINAFIDYLEKYVFAHVVPPDEVSVLLAEPIQGDAGIVVPPEDFFKELKKMLDEHGIFLAMDEVQTGIGRTGKWFASEWFDVKPDFISFGKGVASGMGLSGVIGKSELMEMTSGSALLTPAANPVISAAAYATLRIIEEENLLKNALEVGKFIKERLLELKEQYEVIGDVRGKGLMIGAEIVKPGTKMPDPELTGKICWRAFELGLILPSYGMFGNVIRITPPLVITKEIAEKGLEIVEQALKDALAGKVTHKTVTWH; translated from the coding sequence ATGGAATATCCAAAGTTAGTTGTTACTCCTCCTGGACCCAAAGCTAAAGAACTTGTAGAAAGAGAGAAGAAAGTAATTTCTCAAGGTTTAGGGGTTAAACTCTTCCCAGTTGTACCCGAGAGGGGATATGGAGCACTCATTGAAGATGTAGATGGGAATATCTTTATTGATTTCCTTGCTGGAGCTGCCGCTGCTTCTACAGGTTATGCTCATCCAAGACTTGTCAAGGAAGTTCAAGAACAGGTGGCTAAAATTCAGCATTCAATGATAGGTTACACTTATAGCAAGAGAGCTATAGAAGTGGCTGAGATTTTGGCCAAGAAAGCTCCACTAGATAATCCCAAAATACTCTTTGGTCTTAGTGGTAGTGACTCAATAGACTTGCTTATGAAAGTCGTTCGTTTTGCTACGAGACGACCTTGGATCGTAGCGTTTATTGGAGCTTATCATGGTCAAACTTATGGAGCTACCTCTGTGGCCGCTTTTCAGAGTTCTCAAAAGAGAGGTTTTTCTCCCTTAGTCCCAAATGTAGTGTGGATTCCTTATCCCAATCCTTACAGGAATATCTGGAACATTGACGGCTATGAGGAGCCTCATGAACTAATCAATGCGTTCATAGACTATCTTGAGAAATATGTTTTTGCTCACGTAGTCCCCCCTGATGAGGTTAGTGTGCTTTTGGCAGAACCGATTCAAGGTGATGCAGGGATAGTTGTTCCTCCAGAAGACTTTTTCAAAGAACTCAAGAAAATGCTTGATGAGCATGGAATCTTTCTGGCAATGGATGAAGTTCAAACTGGTATTGGAAGAACAGGAAAGTGGTTTGCAAGTGAGTGGTTCGATGTAAAGCCTGATTTTATCTCCTTTGGGAAAGGTGTTGCAAGTGGAATGGGACTAAGTGGGGTCATTGGAAAAAGTGAACTTATGGAAATGACAAGTGGCTCCGCTTTATTAACCCCTGCAGCTAATCCCGTAATTTCAGCCGCAGCATACGCAACGTTAAGAATAATAGAAGAGGAAAACCTTCTTAAAAATGCCCTAGAAGTTGGAAAGTTCATAAAAGAGCGTTTGCTTGAGTTAAAAGAACAGTATGAAGTAATCGGGGACGTGAGAGGGAAGGGACTAATGATAGGGGCTGAAATTGTAAAACCCGGAACAAAGATGCCAGACCCAGAGCTCACAGGAAAGATATGCTGGCGGGCATTCGAGTTGGGCCTAATTTTGCCGAGCTATGGGATGTTTGGAAACGTTATAAGAATAACTCCCCCACTTGTAATAACAAAAGAGATAGCAGAGAAAGGTTTGGAAATAGTGGAACAAGCTTTAAAAGATGCCCTAGCAGGTAAAGTGACACACAAGACGGTCACGTGGCATTAG
- the hypA gene encoding hydrogenase nickel incorporation protein HypA: protein MHEWALADGIVRTAIEFAKQHGKEKVLALRIVLGELQDVNQEILEFAIDEIKRGTIAEEAELEFVIEEAEFKCRNCETEWKLKDVKSGFDERIKEDIHFIPEVVHAFLACPKCGSRDFEVTKGRGVYLAAIKVEGDEE, encoded by the coding sequence ATGCACGAGTGGGCACTTGCCGATGGAATAGTTAGAACTGCCATTGAGTTTGCGAAGCAGCATGGAAAAGAAAAGGTTCTCGCTTTAAGGATAGTCCTTGGAGAACTCCAGGATGTTAATCAAGAGATTTTGGAATTTGCTATCGACGAGATAAAGAGAGGAACTATTGCAGAAGAAGCAGAACTAGAATTTGTTATTGAAGAGGCTGAGTTTAAATGTAGAAACTGTGAAACCGAGTGGAAACTCAAAGACGTAAAGAGTGGATTTGATGAGAGAATAAAGGAGGATATTCATTTCATACCAGAAGTTGTTCATGCGTTCTTGGCCTGTCCTAAATGCGGGAGCAGGGACTTTGAGGTTACAAAGGGAAGGGGAGTTTATCTAGCAGCAATAAAAGTTGAGGGTGATGAGGAGTGA
- a CDS encoding Mrp/NBP35 family ATP-binding protein, giving the protein MIDPRIKAVEARLEKVKRIIPVVSGKGGVGKSMVSTTLALSLAQKGYKVGLLDLDFHGASDHVILGFEPKEFPEEDRGIIPPEVHGIRFMSIVYYSEDKPTPLRGMEISDALIELLAITRWEDLDFLIIDMPPGMGDQFLDVLRFLRKGEFLVVATPSKLAINVVKKLLELLKEQNLKIVGIVENMTFDGGEEIRNLAKEFDIPYLVEIPLYKDLDAKVGNIEELLKSEFAKKIEEVIKAL; this is encoded by the coding sequence GTGATTGACCCTAGAATAAAGGCCGTGGAAGCAAGGCTTGAGAAAGTCAAGAGAATCATTCCTGTAGTGAGTGGCAAAGGAGGAGTAGGTAAGTCCATGGTATCTACAACATTAGCACTAAGCTTAGCCCAAAAAGGCTACAAAGTTGGTCTTTTGGATTTAGACTTTCATGGAGCAAGCGATCATGTTATCCTTGGTTTTGAACCCAAAGAATTCCCTGAAGAGGATAGAGGAATTATTCCACCAGAGGTTCATGGAATTAGGTTCATGAGTATTGTATATTACTCCGAAGATAAACCGACTCCACTTAGGGGGATGGAGATAAGCGACGCTTTAATAGAGCTCTTGGCTATAACCAGATGGGAAGACTTGGACTTTTTGATCATTGACATGCCTCCTGGAATGGGAGATCAGTTCCTTGACGTTTTGAGATTTCTCAGGAAAGGAGAATTCCTTGTTGTTGCAACCCCGTCAAAGCTTGCCATTAACGTTGTCAAAAAGCTACTTGAACTTTTAAAGGAACAGAACCTCAAGATAGTGGGCATTGTGGAAAATATGACATTTGATGGAGGAGAGGAAATCAGAAATCTTGCCAAAGAATTCGACATCCCTTACTTAGTAGAGATTCCACTTTACAAAGATTTAGATGCTAAAGTTGGTAACATTGAGGAGTTATTAAAGAGTGAATTTGCGAAGAAGATTGAAGAAGTCATCAAAGCCCTTTAA
- a CDS encoding hydrogenase 3 maturation endopeptidase HyCI yields MEFREFFSNVEKVVICGIGNDTRGDDAFGVYVVERLKEKVFNPKVVFLNCAEMPESYAGKIIRERPSHVVFIDAVHFEGKPGEIVLADPEGTLGEAFSTHRMPLKLLVGYLKQNIDAKFLLIGAQPKQIGFFVEMSEELKESAKKLVDVLEQILSEI; encoded by the coding sequence ATGGAATTTAGGGAATTCTTTTCGAATGTTGAAAAAGTAGTGATATGCGGCATTGGAAACGATACTAGAGGAGACGATGCATTTGGAGTGTATGTTGTAGAAAGGTTAAAAGAAAAGGTCTTCAATCCTAAAGTAGTTTTTCTTAACTGTGCTGAAATGCCAGAGAGTTATGCAGGAAAAATCATCAGAGAAAGACCTTCTCACGTGGTTTTTATTGATGCAGTGCATTTTGAAGGGAAACCAGGCGAAATAGTTTTAGCAGACCCTGAGGGAACACTAGGAGAAGCATTTTCAACTCATAGAATGCCATTAAAGCTTTTGGTAGGTTATTTGAAGCAAAATATAGATGCTAAATTCCTCCTTATAGGAGCACAGCCAAAGCAGATTGGATTTTTTGTAGAGATGAGTGAAGAATTGAAAGAAAGTGCAAAAAAACTTGTGGATGTATTAGAACAAATTTTGAGTGAAATTTAG